A DNA window from Aquarana catesbeiana isolate 2022-GZ linkage group LG01, ASM4218655v1, whole genome shotgun sequence contains the following coding sequences:
- the RBM47 gene encoding RNA-binding protein 47 isoform X3, with translation MQPHIYWFQKVLHDFGIMTAEDSIAMMSNDSSNMSTSKITEGVVGAPNEAALISLMERTGYVMVQENGQRKYGGPPPGWEGLHPPRGCEVFVGKIPRDVYEDELVPVFESVGRIYEMRLMMDFDGKNRGYAFVMYTQKHEAKRAVRELNNYEIRPGRLLGVCCSVDNCRLFIGGIPKMKKREEILEEISKVTEGVLDVIVYASAADKMKNRGFAFVEYESHRAAAMARRKLMPGRIQLWGHQIAVDWAEPEIDVDEDVMETVKILYVRNLMIETPEDTIKKVFGQYNPGCVERVKKIRDYAFVHFTSRDDAVEAMRNLNGTELEGSCIEVTLAKPVDKEQYTRYQKAAKGTPTTATVTEVAQPNYVYSCDPYTLAYYGYPYNALIGPNRDYFVKAGSIRGRGRGAAGNRAPGPRGTYLGGYSAGRGIYSRYHEGKGKLQEKGFELVPNLELPAVNPVALKPGTVAIPTMGSSPYSMFQASAAKLIEDGKIHGMEHMINPMTVQADAVSAATAAAVIPSVSTPPPFQGRPITPVYTMAHNVQRIPAAGIYGASYLPIAAPTTATLATLQKNAAAAAAMYGGYAGYIPQAFPTAAFQVPLHDFYQTY, from the exons gtttcaGAAAGTATTGCATGACTTTGGCATAATGACAGCAGAGGATTCTATTGCTATGATGAGTAACGATTCTTCTAACATGTCAACCTCAAAGATCACAGAGGGAGTTGTCGGTGCACCAAATGAGGCTGCTCTCATTTCACTTATGgaacgtacagggtacgtgatggTTCAGGAAAATGGACAAAGAAAATATGGAGGTCCACCACCAGGGTGGGAAGGGCTTCATCCCCCACGTGGCTGTGAAGTTTTCGTTGGCAAAATACCCCGTGACGTCTATGAGGATGAGCTTGTTCCAGTCTTTGAAAGTGTAGGTCGTATCTATGAAATGCGCCTAATGATGGACTTTGATGGAAAGAATCGGGGATATGCTTTTGTCATGTACACACAGAAACATGAAGCCAAGAGGGCAGTCCGAGAACTTAATAATTATGAAATCAGGCCTGGAAGGCTCTTAGGTGTTTGTTGCAGTGTAGATAACTGTCGACTTTTTATTGGGGGGATTCCAAAGatgaagaaaagagaagaaattCTAGAAGAAATCTCTAAAGTAACTGAAGGAGTTTTAGATGTTATTGTCTATGCTAGTGCTGCTGATAAGATGAAAAATAGAGGCTTTGCCTTTGTAGAATATGAAAGCCATCGAGCAGCTGCCATGGCCAGAAGGAAATTGATGCCTGGAAGAATCCAGCTATGGGGTCATCAGATTGCTGTTGACTGGGCAGAACCAGAAATTGATGTTGATGAAGATGTGATGGAAACTGTCAAAATCCTTTATGTGCGGAACCTTATGATTGAAACACCTGAGGATACAATTAAAAAGGTGTTTGGCCAGTACAATCCTGGATGTGTGGAACGGGTTAAGAAAATACGGGATTATGCCTTTGTGCATTTTACCAGTCGAGATGATGCAGTGGAGGCCATGAGGAACCTTAATGGGACTGAACTAGAAGGCTCTTGCATAGAAGTCACATTGGCTAAACCAGTAGATAAGGAACAGTACACACGATACCAGAAAGCTGCTAAAGGAACACCCACCACGGCTACAGTCACAGAAGTTGCTCAGCCCAATTATGTTTACTCATGTGATCCATACACATTAGCATATTATGGATACCCATACAATGCCTTGATTGGTCCAAACAGAGATTACTTTGTGAAAG CAGGCAGCATAAGAGGCAGAGGGCGAGGCGCAGCAGGCAACAGAGCCCCTGGTCCCAGGGGCACGTACCTGGGGGGATATTCGGCCGGCCGCGGCATTTATAGCAGATATCATGAAGGGAAGGGTAAACTGCAAGAAAAAGGCTTTGAACTTGTACCCAACCTGGAATTACCAGCGGTCAATCCAGTTGCTCTTAAGCCCGGTACAG TTGCCATTCCCACAATGGGTAGTAGTCCATACTCCATGTTCCAGGCCTCAGCTGCCAAGCTGATAGAAGATGGGAAAATCCATGGCATGGAACACATGATTAATCCTATGACTGTGCAGGCTGATGCAGTGAGTGCTGCCACTGCAGCAGCTGTTATTCCTTCAGTGTCAACACCTCCACCATTTCAG GGTCGCCCAATAACTCCAGTCTATACCATGGCTCACAATGTGCAAAGGATTCCTGCTGCAGGGATTTATGGCGCAAGCTACTTGCCCATTGCTGCTCCTACCACAGCCACATTAGCCACACTACAAAAGAATGCAGCCGCTGCAGCAGCTATGTATGGAGGATATGCTGGCTATATACCTCAAGCCTTTCCTACTGCAGCCTTCCAGGTCCCATTGCATGACTTCTACCAGACTTATTAA
- the RBM47 gene encoding RNA-binding protein 47 isoform X1 — protein sequence MTIKRRRSTHYSSLSKDMEQSVVFQKVLHDFGIMTAEDSIAMMSNDSSNMSTSKITEGVVGAPNEAALISLMERTGYVMVQENGQRKYGGPPPGWEGLHPPRGCEVFVGKIPRDVYEDELVPVFESVGRIYEMRLMMDFDGKNRGYAFVMYTQKHEAKRAVRELNNYEIRPGRLLGVCCSVDNCRLFIGGIPKMKKREEILEEISKVTEGVLDVIVYASAADKMKNRGFAFVEYESHRAAAMARRKLMPGRIQLWGHQIAVDWAEPEIDVDEDVMETVKILYVRNLMIETPEDTIKKVFGQYNPGCVERVKKIRDYAFVHFTSRDDAVEAMRNLNGTELEGSCIEVTLAKPVDKEQYTRYQKAAKGTPTTATVTEVAQPNYVYSCDPYTLAYYGYPYNALIGPNRDYFVKAGSIRGRGRGAAGNRAPGPRGTYLGGYSAGRGIYSRYHEGKGKLQEKGFELVPNLELPAVNPVALKPGTVAIPTMGSSPYSMFQASAAKLIEDGKIHGMEHMINPMTVQADAVSAATAAAVIPSVSTPPPFQGRPITPVYTMAHNVQRIPAAGIYGASYLPIAAPTTATLATLQKNAAAAAAMYGGYAGYIPQAFPTAAFQVPLHDFYQTY from the exons gtttcaGAAAGTATTGCATGACTTTGGCATAATGACAGCAGAGGATTCTATTGCTATGATGAGTAACGATTCTTCTAACATGTCAACCTCAAAGATCACAGAGGGAGTTGTCGGTGCACCAAATGAGGCTGCTCTCATTTCACTTATGgaacgtacagggtacgtgatggTTCAGGAAAATGGACAAAGAAAATATGGAGGTCCACCACCAGGGTGGGAAGGGCTTCATCCCCCACGTGGCTGTGAAGTTTTCGTTGGCAAAATACCCCGTGACGTCTATGAGGATGAGCTTGTTCCAGTCTTTGAAAGTGTAGGTCGTATCTATGAAATGCGCCTAATGATGGACTTTGATGGAAAGAATCGGGGATATGCTTTTGTCATGTACACACAGAAACATGAAGCCAAGAGGGCAGTCCGAGAACTTAATAATTATGAAATCAGGCCTGGAAGGCTCTTAGGTGTTTGTTGCAGTGTAGATAACTGTCGACTTTTTATTGGGGGGATTCCAAAGatgaagaaaagagaagaaattCTAGAAGAAATCTCTAAAGTAACTGAAGGAGTTTTAGATGTTATTGTCTATGCTAGTGCTGCTGATAAGATGAAAAATAGAGGCTTTGCCTTTGTAGAATATGAAAGCCATCGAGCAGCTGCCATGGCCAGAAGGAAATTGATGCCTGGAAGAATCCAGCTATGGGGTCATCAGATTGCTGTTGACTGGGCAGAACCAGAAATTGATGTTGATGAAGATGTGATGGAAACTGTCAAAATCCTTTATGTGCGGAACCTTATGATTGAAACACCTGAGGATACAATTAAAAAGGTGTTTGGCCAGTACAATCCTGGATGTGTGGAACGGGTTAAGAAAATACGGGATTATGCCTTTGTGCATTTTACCAGTCGAGATGATGCAGTGGAGGCCATGAGGAACCTTAATGGGACTGAACTAGAAGGCTCTTGCATAGAAGTCACATTGGCTAAACCAGTAGATAAGGAACAGTACACACGATACCAGAAAGCTGCTAAAGGAACACCCACCACGGCTACAGTCACAGAAGTTGCTCAGCCCAATTATGTTTACTCATGTGATCCATACACATTAGCATATTATGGATACCCATACAATGCCTTGATTGGTCCAAACAGAGATTACTTTGTGAAAG CAGGCAGCATAAGAGGCAGAGGGCGAGGCGCAGCAGGCAACAGAGCCCCTGGTCCCAGGGGCACGTACCTGGGGGGATATTCGGCCGGCCGCGGCATTTATAGCAGATATCATGAAGGGAAGGGTAAACTGCAAGAAAAAGGCTTTGAACTTGTACCCAACCTGGAATTACCAGCGGTCAATCCAGTTGCTCTTAAGCCCGGTACAG TTGCCATTCCCACAATGGGTAGTAGTCCATACTCCATGTTCCAGGCCTCAGCTGCCAAGCTGATAGAAGATGGGAAAATCCATGGCATGGAACACATGATTAATCCTATGACTGTGCAGGCTGATGCAGTGAGTGCTGCCACTGCAGCAGCTGTTATTCCTTCAGTGTCAACACCTCCACCATTTCAG GGTCGCCCAATAACTCCAGTCTATACCATGGCTCACAATGTGCAAAGGATTCCTGCTGCAGGGATTTATGGCGCAAGCTACTTGCCCATTGCTGCTCCTACCACAGCCACATTAGCCACACTACAAAAGAATGCAGCCGCTGCAGCAGCTATGTATGGAGGATATGCTGGCTATATACCTCAAGCCTTTCCTACTGCAGCCTTCCAGGTCCCATTGCATGACTTCTACCAGACTTATTAA
- the RBM47 gene encoding RNA-binding protein 47 isoform X2: MTIKRRRSTHYSSLSKDMEQSVVFQKVLHDFGIMTAEDSIAMMSNDSSNMSTSKITEGVVGAPNEAALISLMERTGYVMVQENGQRKYGGPPPGWEGLHPPRGCEVFVGKIPRDVYEDELVPVFESVGRIYEMRLMMDFDGKNRGYAFVMYTQKHEAKRAVRELNNYEIRPGRLLGVCCSVDNCRLFIGGIPKMKKREEILEEISKVTEGVLDVIVYASAADKMKNRGFAFVEYESHRAAAMARRKLMPGRIQLWGHQIAVDWAEPEIDVDEDVMETVKILYVRNLMIETPEDTIKKVFGQYNPGCVERVKKIRDYAFVHFTSRDDAVEAMRNLNGTELEGSCIEVTLAKPVDKEQYTRYQKAAKGTPTTATVTEVAQPNYVYSCDPYTLAYYGYPYNALIGPNRDYFVKGSIRGRGRGAAGNRAPGPRGTYLGGYSAGRGIYSRYHEGKGKLQEKGFELVPNLELPAVNPVALKPGTVAIPTMGSSPYSMFQASAAKLIEDGKIHGMEHMINPMTVQADAVSAATAAAVIPSVSTPPPFQGRPITPVYTMAHNVQRIPAAGIYGASYLPIAAPTTATLATLQKNAAAAAAMYGGYAGYIPQAFPTAAFQVPLHDFYQTY; this comes from the exons gtttcaGAAAGTATTGCATGACTTTGGCATAATGACAGCAGAGGATTCTATTGCTATGATGAGTAACGATTCTTCTAACATGTCAACCTCAAAGATCACAGAGGGAGTTGTCGGTGCACCAAATGAGGCTGCTCTCATTTCACTTATGgaacgtacagggtacgtgatggTTCAGGAAAATGGACAAAGAAAATATGGAGGTCCACCACCAGGGTGGGAAGGGCTTCATCCCCCACGTGGCTGTGAAGTTTTCGTTGGCAAAATACCCCGTGACGTCTATGAGGATGAGCTTGTTCCAGTCTTTGAAAGTGTAGGTCGTATCTATGAAATGCGCCTAATGATGGACTTTGATGGAAAGAATCGGGGATATGCTTTTGTCATGTACACACAGAAACATGAAGCCAAGAGGGCAGTCCGAGAACTTAATAATTATGAAATCAGGCCTGGAAGGCTCTTAGGTGTTTGTTGCAGTGTAGATAACTGTCGACTTTTTATTGGGGGGATTCCAAAGatgaagaaaagagaagaaattCTAGAAGAAATCTCTAAAGTAACTGAAGGAGTTTTAGATGTTATTGTCTATGCTAGTGCTGCTGATAAGATGAAAAATAGAGGCTTTGCCTTTGTAGAATATGAAAGCCATCGAGCAGCTGCCATGGCCAGAAGGAAATTGATGCCTGGAAGAATCCAGCTATGGGGTCATCAGATTGCTGTTGACTGGGCAGAACCAGAAATTGATGTTGATGAAGATGTGATGGAAACTGTCAAAATCCTTTATGTGCGGAACCTTATGATTGAAACACCTGAGGATACAATTAAAAAGGTGTTTGGCCAGTACAATCCTGGATGTGTGGAACGGGTTAAGAAAATACGGGATTATGCCTTTGTGCATTTTACCAGTCGAGATGATGCAGTGGAGGCCATGAGGAACCTTAATGGGACTGAACTAGAAGGCTCTTGCATAGAAGTCACATTGGCTAAACCAGTAGATAAGGAACAGTACACACGATACCAGAAAGCTGCTAAAGGAACACCCACCACGGCTACAGTCACAGAAGTTGCTCAGCCCAATTATGTTTACTCATGTGATCCATACACATTAGCATATTATGGATACCCATACAATGCCTTGATTGGTCCAAACAGAGATTACTTTGTGAAAG GCAGCATAAGAGGCAGAGGGCGAGGCGCAGCAGGCAACAGAGCCCCTGGTCCCAGGGGCACGTACCTGGGGGGATATTCGGCCGGCCGCGGCATTTATAGCAGATATCATGAAGGGAAGGGTAAACTGCAAGAAAAAGGCTTTGAACTTGTACCCAACCTGGAATTACCAGCGGTCAATCCAGTTGCTCTTAAGCCCGGTACAG TTGCCATTCCCACAATGGGTAGTAGTCCATACTCCATGTTCCAGGCCTCAGCTGCCAAGCTGATAGAAGATGGGAAAATCCATGGCATGGAACACATGATTAATCCTATGACTGTGCAGGCTGATGCAGTGAGTGCTGCCACTGCAGCAGCTGTTATTCCTTCAGTGTCAACACCTCCACCATTTCAG GGTCGCCCAATAACTCCAGTCTATACCATGGCTCACAATGTGCAAAGGATTCCTGCTGCAGGGATTTATGGCGCAAGCTACTTGCCCATTGCTGCTCCTACCACAGCCACATTAGCCACACTACAAAAGAATGCAGCCGCTGCAGCAGCTATGTATGGAGGATATGCTGGCTATATACCTCAAGCCTTTCCTACTGCAGCCTTCCAGGTCCCATTGCATGACTTCTACCAGACTTATTAA
- the RBM47 gene encoding RNA-binding protein 47 isoform X5, whose product MTIKRRRSTHYSSLSKDMEQSVVFQKVLHDFGIMTAEDSIAMMSNDSSNMSTSKITEGVVGAPNEAALISLMERTGYVMVQENGQRKYGGPPPGWEGLHPPRGCEVFVGKIPRDVYEDELVPVFESVGRIYEMRLMMDFDGKNRGYAFVMYTQKHEAKRAVRELNNYEIRPGRLLGVCCSVDNCRLFIGGIPKMKKREEILEEISKVTEGVLDVIVYASAADKMKNRGFAFVEYESHRAAAMARRKLMPGRIQLWGHQIAVDWAEPEIDVDEDVMETVKILYVRNLMIETPEDTIKKVFGQYNPGCVERVKKIRDYAFVHFTSRDDAVEAMRNLNGTELEGSCIEVTLAKPVDKEQYTRYQKAAKGTPTTATVTEVAQPNYVYSCDPYTLAYYGYPYNALIGPNRDYFVKVAIPTMGSSPYSMFQASAAKLIEDGKIHGMEHMINPMTVQADAVSAATAAAVIPSVSTPPPFQGRPITPVYTMAHNVQRIPAAGIYGASYLPIAAPTTATLATLQKNAAAAAAMYGGYAGYIPQAFPTAAFQVPLHDFYQTY is encoded by the exons gtttcaGAAAGTATTGCATGACTTTGGCATAATGACAGCAGAGGATTCTATTGCTATGATGAGTAACGATTCTTCTAACATGTCAACCTCAAAGATCACAGAGGGAGTTGTCGGTGCACCAAATGAGGCTGCTCTCATTTCACTTATGgaacgtacagggtacgtgatggTTCAGGAAAATGGACAAAGAAAATATGGAGGTCCACCACCAGGGTGGGAAGGGCTTCATCCCCCACGTGGCTGTGAAGTTTTCGTTGGCAAAATACCCCGTGACGTCTATGAGGATGAGCTTGTTCCAGTCTTTGAAAGTGTAGGTCGTATCTATGAAATGCGCCTAATGATGGACTTTGATGGAAAGAATCGGGGATATGCTTTTGTCATGTACACACAGAAACATGAAGCCAAGAGGGCAGTCCGAGAACTTAATAATTATGAAATCAGGCCTGGAAGGCTCTTAGGTGTTTGTTGCAGTGTAGATAACTGTCGACTTTTTATTGGGGGGATTCCAAAGatgaagaaaagagaagaaattCTAGAAGAAATCTCTAAAGTAACTGAAGGAGTTTTAGATGTTATTGTCTATGCTAGTGCTGCTGATAAGATGAAAAATAGAGGCTTTGCCTTTGTAGAATATGAAAGCCATCGAGCAGCTGCCATGGCCAGAAGGAAATTGATGCCTGGAAGAATCCAGCTATGGGGTCATCAGATTGCTGTTGACTGGGCAGAACCAGAAATTGATGTTGATGAAGATGTGATGGAAACTGTCAAAATCCTTTATGTGCGGAACCTTATGATTGAAACACCTGAGGATACAATTAAAAAGGTGTTTGGCCAGTACAATCCTGGATGTGTGGAACGGGTTAAGAAAATACGGGATTATGCCTTTGTGCATTTTACCAGTCGAGATGATGCAGTGGAGGCCATGAGGAACCTTAATGGGACTGAACTAGAAGGCTCTTGCATAGAAGTCACATTGGCTAAACCAGTAGATAAGGAACAGTACACACGATACCAGAAAGCTGCTAAAGGAACACCCACCACGGCTACAGTCACAGAAGTTGCTCAGCCCAATTATGTTTACTCATGTGATCCATACACATTAGCATATTATGGATACCCATACAATGCCTTGATTGGTCCAAACAGAGATTACTTTGTGAAAG TTGCCATTCCCACAATGGGTAGTAGTCCATACTCCATGTTCCAGGCCTCAGCTGCCAAGCTGATAGAAGATGGGAAAATCCATGGCATGGAACACATGATTAATCCTATGACTGTGCAGGCTGATGCAGTGAGTGCTGCCACTGCAGCAGCTGTTATTCCTTCAGTGTCAACACCTCCACCATTTCAG GGTCGCCCAATAACTCCAGTCTATACCATGGCTCACAATGTGCAAAGGATTCCTGCTGCAGGGATTTATGGCGCAAGCTACTTGCCCATTGCTGCTCCTACCACAGCCACATTAGCCACACTACAAAAGAATGCAGCCGCTGCAGCAGCTATGTATGGAGGATATGCTGGCTATATACCTCAAGCCTTTCCTACTGCAGCCTTCCAGGTCCCATTGCATGACTTCTACCAGACTTATTAA
- the RBM47 gene encoding RNA-binding protein 47 isoform X4: protein MTAEDSIAMMSNDSSNMSTSKITEGVVGAPNEAALISLMERTGYVMVQENGQRKYGGPPPGWEGLHPPRGCEVFVGKIPRDVYEDELVPVFESVGRIYEMRLMMDFDGKNRGYAFVMYTQKHEAKRAVRELNNYEIRPGRLLGVCCSVDNCRLFIGGIPKMKKREEILEEISKVTEGVLDVIVYASAADKMKNRGFAFVEYESHRAAAMARRKLMPGRIQLWGHQIAVDWAEPEIDVDEDVMETVKILYVRNLMIETPEDTIKKVFGQYNPGCVERVKKIRDYAFVHFTSRDDAVEAMRNLNGTELEGSCIEVTLAKPVDKEQYTRYQKAAKGTPTTATVTEVAQPNYVYSCDPYTLAYYGYPYNALIGPNRDYFVKAGSIRGRGRGAAGNRAPGPRGTYLGGYSAGRGIYSRYHEGKGKLQEKGFELVPNLELPAVNPVALKPGTVAIPTMGSSPYSMFQASAAKLIEDGKIHGMEHMINPMTVQADAVSAATAAAVIPSVSTPPPFQGRPITPVYTMAHNVQRIPAAGIYGASYLPIAAPTTATLATLQKNAAAAAAMYGGYAGYIPQAFPTAAFQVPLHDFYQTY from the exons ATGACAGCAGAGGATTCTATTGCTATGATGAGTAACGATTCTTCTAACATGTCAACCTCAAAGATCACAGAGGGAGTTGTCGGTGCACCAAATGAGGCTGCTCTCATTTCACTTATGgaacgtacagggtacgtgatggTTCAGGAAAATGGACAAAGAAAATATGGAGGTCCACCACCAGGGTGGGAAGGGCTTCATCCCCCACGTGGCTGTGAAGTTTTCGTTGGCAAAATACCCCGTGACGTCTATGAGGATGAGCTTGTTCCAGTCTTTGAAAGTGTAGGTCGTATCTATGAAATGCGCCTAATGATGGACTTTGATGGAAAGAATCGGGGATATGCTTTTGTCATGTACACACAGAAACATGAAGCCAAGAGGGCAGTCCGAGAACTTAATAATTATGAAATCAGGCCTGGAAGGCTCTTAGGTGTTTGTTGCAGTGTAGATAACTGTCGACTTTTTATTGGGGGGATTCCAAAGatgaagaaaagagaagaaattCTAGAAGAAATCTCTAAAGTAACTGAAGGAGTTTTAGATGTTATTGTCTATGCTAGTGCTGCTGATAAGATGAAAAATAGAGGCTTTGCCTTTGTAGAATATGAAAGCCATCGAGCAGCTGCCATGGCCAGAAGGAAATTGATGCCTGGAAGAATCCAGCTATGGGGTCATCAGATTGCTGTTGACTGGGCAGAACCAGAAATTGATGTTGATGAAGATGTGATGGAAACTGTCAAAATCCTTTATGTGCGGAACCTTATGATTGAAACACCTGAGGATACAATTAAAAAGGTGTTTGGCCAGTACAATCCTGGATGTGTGGAACGGGTTAAGAAAATACGGGATTATGCCTTTGTGCATTTTACCAGTCGAGATGATGCAGTGGAGGCCATGAGGAACCTTAATGGGACTGAACTAGAAGGCTCTTGCATAGAAGTCACATTGGCTAAACCAGTAGATAAGGAACAGTACACACGATACCAGAAAGCTGCTAAAGGAACACCCACCACGGCTACAGTCACAGAAGTTGCTCAGCCCAATTATGTTTACTCATGTGATCCATACACATTAGCATATTATGGATACCCATACAATGCCTTGATTGGTCCAAACAGAGATTACTTTGTGAAAG CAGGCAGCATAAGAGGCAGAGGGCGAGGCGCAGCAGGCAACAGAGCCCCTGGTCCCAGGGGCACGTACCTGGGGGGATATTCGGCCGGCCGCGGCATTTATAGCAGATATCATGAAGGGAAGGGTAAACTGCAAGAAAAAGGCTTTGAACTTGTACCCAACCTGGAATTACCAGCGGTCAATCCAGTTGCTCTTAAGCCCGGTACAG TTGCCATTCCCACAATGGGTAGTAGTCCATACTCCATGTTCCAGGCCTCAGCTGCCAAGCTGATAGAAGATGGGAAAATCCATGGCATGGAACACATGATTAATCCTATGACTGTGCAGGCTGATGCAGTGAGTGCTGCCACTGCAGCAGCTGTTATTCCTTCAGTGTCAACACCTCCACCATTTCAG GGTCGCCCAATAACTCCAGTCTATACCATGGCTCACAATGTGCAAAGGATTCCTGCTGCAGGGATTTATGGCGCAAGCTACTTGCCCATTGCTGCTCCTACCACAGCCACATTAGCCACACTACAAAAGAATGCAGCCGCTGCAGCAGCTATGTATGGAGGATATGCTGGCTATATACCTCAAGCCTTTCCTACTGCAGCCTTCCAGGTCCCATTGCATGACTTCTACCAGACTTATTAA